A single genomic interval of Bradyrhizobium japonicum USDA 6 harbors:
- the oxc gene encoding oxalyl-CoA decarboxylase has translation MLNTATKSEAPGTEQELTDGFHLVIDALKLNGINTIYNVPGIPITDLGRMAQAEGIRVISFRHEQNAGYAAGIAGYLTKKPGVCLTVSAPGFLNGLTALAHATTNCYPMILISGSSEREIVDLQQGDYEEMDQLAIAKPLCKAAYRVLHAQDIGIGLARAIRAAVSGRPGGVYLDLPAKLFGQVMNADAGQKSLVKVIDAAPAQIPSPASIKRALDVLRAAKRPLIILGKGAAYAQADEEIKSFVEKSGVPFLPMSMAKGLLPDTHPQCAGAARSTVLKESDVVLLIGARLNWLLSHGKGKSWGEAPKKFIQVDIEPREMDSNVEIVAPVVGDIGSVVAAFNQAMASGWTAPPAEWTKAISSKREENVAKMAPKLMNNKSPMDYHGALGVLKNVIKDHPEAILVNEGANTLDLARGVIDMYRPRKRLDVGTWGVMGIGMGQAIAAALETGHPVLAVEGDSAFGFSGMEVETICRYNLPICVVIFNNDGIYRGTDVNSVNADPATTVFVKGARYDKMMEAFGGVGVNATSPDELKRAVNEAMASGKPTLINAVIDPAAGSESGRIGNLNPQSVLQKKK, from the coding sequence ACCATCTATAATGTGCCGGGCATCCCGATCACGGATTTGGGCCGCATGGCGCAGGCCGAAGGCATTCGCGTGATCTCCTTCCGCCACGAGCAGAACGCCGGCTACGCCGCGGGCATTGCCGGCTACCTCACCAAGAAGCCCGGCGTCTGCCTCACGGTGTCGGCGCCCGGTTTCCTCAACGGTCTCACCGCGCTCGCGCACGCCACCACCAACTGCTACCCGATGATCCTTATCTCGGGCTCCTCCGAGCGCGAGATCGTCGACCTCCAGCAGGGCGACTACGAAGAGATGGACCAGCTCGCGATTGCCAAGCCGCTGTGCAAGGCGGCCTATCGCGTGCTGCACGCCCAGGACATCGGCATCGGTCTCGCCCGCGCCATCCGCGCCGCGGTCTCGGGCCGTCCGGGCGGCGTCTATCTCGACCTGCCGGCAAAGCTGTTCGGCCAGGTGATGAACGCCGATGCCGGCCAGAAGTCGCTGGTCAAGGTGATCGATGCCGCGCCCGCGCAGATCCCCTCGCCCGCTTCGATCAAGCGCGCGCTCGACGTGCTCAGGGCGGCGAAGCGTCCGCTCATCATCCTCGGCAAGGGCGCGGCCTACGCGCAGGCCGATGAAGAGATCAAGTCGTTCGTCGAGAAGAGCGGCGTGCCGTTCCTGCCGATGAGCATGGCCAAGGGCCTCCTCCCCGACACGCATCCGCAATGCGCTGGCGCCGCGCGCTCCACGGTGCTGAAAGAATCCGACGTCGTGCTGCTGATCGGCGCCCGGCTGAACTGGCTGCTCTCGCACGGCAAGGGCAAGAGCTGGGGCGAAGCGCCCAAGAAGTTCATCCAGGTCGACATCGAGCCCAGGGAAATGGACTCCAACGTCGAGATCGTCGCACCCGTCGTCGGCGACATCGGCTCGGTCGTCGCGGCGTTCAACCAGGCCATGGCTTCGGGCTGGACCGCCCCGCCCGCCGAATGGACCAAGGCGATTTCGTCCAAGCGCGAAGAGAACGTCGCCAAGATGGCGCCGAAGCTCATGAACAACAAATCGCCGATGGACTATCACGGCGCGCTCGGCGTGCTGAAGAACGTGATCAAGGACCATCCCGAGGCGATCCTCGTCAACGAGGGCGCCAACACGCTCGACCTCGCCCGCGGCGTCATCGACATGTACAGGCCGCGCAAGCGCCTCGACGTCGGCACCTGGGGCGTGATGGGCATCGGCATGGGCCAGGCGATCGCAGCCGCGCTCGAGACCGGCCACCCCGTGCTGGCAGTGGAAGGCGACTCGGCCTTCGGCTTCTCCGGCATGGAGGTCGAGACCATCTGCCGCTACAACCTCCCGATCTGCGTCGTCATCTTCAACAATGACGGCATCTATCGCGGCACCGACGTCAACAGCGTCAACGCCGATCCCGCGACGACCGTGTTCGTCAAGGGCGCGCGCTACGACAAGATGATGGAAGCCTTCGGCGGCGTCGGCGTGAATGCCACCTCGCCCGACGAGCTCAAGCGCGCCGTCAACGAGGCGATGGCCTCGGGCAAGCCGACGCTCATCAACGCGGTGATCGATCCGGCCGCGGGCTCGGAGAGCGGCCGCATCGGCAACCTCAATCCGCAGAGCGTTCTGCAGAAGAAGAAGTAA
- the frc gene encoding formyl-CoA transferase, with product MTKALKGVRILDFTHVQSGPTCTQLLAWFGADVIKVERPGVGDITRGQLQDIPNVDSLYFTMLNHNKRSITLDTKNPKGKEVLTELIKKCDVLVENFGPGVLDRMGFPWEKIQAINPKMIVASIKGFGPGPYEDCKVYENVAQCTGGAASTTGFRDGLPLVTGAQIGDSGTGLHLALGIVTALYQRTHSGKGQKVTAAMQDGVLNLARVKLRDQQRLAHGPLKEYSQFGEGIPFGDAVPRAGNDSGGGQPGRILKCKGWETDPNAYIYFITQAPVWEKICDVIGEPTWKTDPNYAKPAVRLPRLNEIFARIEQWTMTKTKFEAMEILNKDDIPCGPILSMKEIAEDQSLRATGTVVEVDHPTRGKYISVGNPIKLSDSPSEVERSPLLGEHTDEILRSVLGFSDHQVADIHKSGALDPPQKQAAE from the coding sequence ATGACCAAAGCGCTCAAGGGCGTTCGCATTCTCGACTTCACCCACGTCCAGTCCGGGCCGACCTGCACGCAGCTGCTGGCATGGTTCGGCGCCGACGTGATCAAGGTGGAACGTCCGGGCGTGGGTGACATCACCCGCGGCCAGCTGCAGGACATCCCGAACGTGGACAGCCTGTATTTCACCATGCTCAACCACAACAAGCGCTCGATCACGCTCGACACCAAGAACCCCAAGGGCAAGGAAGTCCTCACCGAGCTGATCAAGAAGTGCGACGTGCTGGTCGAAAACTTCGGCCCCGGCGTGCTCGACCGCATGGGCTTCCCCTGGGAGAAGATCCAGGCGATCAACCCGAAGATGATCGTCGCCTCGATCAAGGGCTTTGGCCCCGGACCGTACGAAGACTGCAAGGTCTATGAGAACGTCGCGCAGTGCACCGGCGGCGCCGCCTCGACCACCGGCTTCCGCGACGGCCTGCCGCTCGTCACCGGCGCGCAGATCGGCGACAGCGGCACCGGCCTGCACCTGGCGCTCGGCATCGTCACCGCGCTCTATCAGCGCACGCATTCGGGCAAGGGCCAGAAGGTCACCGCCGCGATGCAGGACGGCGTGCTCAACCTCGCCCGCGTCAAGCTGCGCGACCAGCAGCGCCTCGCGCATGGTCCGCTCAAGGAATACAGCCAGTTCGGCGAAGGCATTCCGTTCGGCGACGCCGTGCCGCGCGCCGGCAACGATTCCGGCGGTGGCCAGCCCGGCCGCATCCTGAAGTGCAAGGGCTGGGAGACCGATCCCAACGCCTACATCTACTTCATCACCCAGGCGCCGGTCTGGGAGAAGATCTGCGACGTGATCGGCGAGCCCACCTGGAAGACCGATCCGAACTACGCCAAGCCGGCCGTCCGTCTGCCGCGCCTCAACGAGATCTTCGCCCGCATCGAACAGTGGACGATGACGAAGACGAAATTCGAGGCGATGGAGATCCTCAACAAGGACGACATCCCCTGCGGTCCGATCCTGTCGATGAAGGAAATCGCCGAGGACCAGTCGCTGCGCGCCACCGGCACCGTGGTCGAGGTCGATCACCCGACCCGCGGCAAGTACATCTCGGTCGGCAACCCGATCAAGCTGTCGGATTCTCCGAGCGAGGTGGAACGCTCCCCGCTGCTCGGCGAGCACACCGACGAGATTCTGCGCAGCGTGCTCGGCTTCAGCGATCACCAGGTCGCCGACATCCACAAGTCCGGCGCGCTCGACCCGCCGCAGAAGCAGGCCGCTGAGTAA
- the bioB gene encoding biotin synthase BioB, protein MLDANDGETIPAKERPQRSQRWTVEDAWAAYRLPFNDLLFRSQSVHREHFDPNRVQLSRLLNIKTGGCPEDCGYCSQSSHHATALAASKLMEVGKIVAEARKAKESGATRYCMGAAWRNPKPRDMDAIVEVVGAVKELGLETCMTLGMLDRDQADRLSAAGLDYYNHNIDTSERYYPSVISTRTFADRLDTLEHVREAGMKVCCGGILGMGESEEDRVDMLVTLANLPEAPESVPINMLIPIPGTPMAKATPIGPIEFVRIVALARIMMPASFVRLSAGRSAMTDEMQALCFFAGANSIFVGDTLLTAGNPQDEADRKLFRRLGLEAL, encoded by the coding sequence ATGCTCGATGCGAACGACGGGGAGACAATCCCCGCAAAGGAAAGGCCGCAAAGGTCTCAAAGATGGACCGTTGAAGATGCATGGGCGGCTTACCGGCTGCCCTTCAACGATCTGCTCTTCCGTTCACAATCCGTACATCGGGAGCATTTTGACCCAAATCGCGTGCAGTTGAGCCGGCTGCTGAACATCAAGACGGGTGGTTGTCCGGAAGACTGCGGTTACTGCAGCCAGTCGTCGCATCATGCGACCGCCCTTGCAGCCTCCAAGTTGATGGAGGTCGGGAAGATCGTTGCCGAGGCACGCAAGGCAAAAGAGAGCGGCGCGACGCGTTATTGCATGGGGGCGGCCTGGCGCAATCCGAAGCCGCGCGACATGGATGCCATTGTCGAGGTCGTCGGAGCCGTGAAGGAGCTCGGGCTCGAGACCTGCATGACGCTCGGCATGCTCGACCGGGATCAGGCCGACCGGCTGAGTGCAGCCGGGCTTGATTACTACAATCACAATATCGATACCTCGGAGCGCTACTATCCGAGCGTTATCTCCACCCGCACGTTCGCCGATCGTCTCGATACGCTGGAGCATGTCCGCGAGGCCGGCATGAAAGTGTGCTGCGGCGGAATTCTCGGCATGGGTGAGAGCGAAGAGGACCGCGTCGACATGCTGGTTACACTCGCCAACCTCCCGGAAGCGCCGGAGAGCGTGCCGATCAACATGCTGATCCCGATTCCGGGAACGCCGATGGCGAAGGCGACGCCGATAGGTCCGATCGAGTTCGTGCGTATTGTCGCGCTGGCGCGTATCATGATGCCGGCCTCTTTCGTGCGACTCTCGGCGGGGCGGTCGGCGATGACCGACGAGATGCAGGCGCTGTGCTTCTTTGCCGGTGCAAACTCGATCTTTGTCGGCGACACGCTGTTGACGGCGGGCAATCCGCAAGACGAAGCCGACCGGAAATTGTTCCGCCGGCTCGGATTAGAGGCGCTCTGA
- a CDS encoding SRPBCC family protein produces the protein MPSTVRLHRVLSTSPEKVYRAFLEADALAKWLPPNGFTCTVHHLEPKVGGTFKMSFRNFTTGNSHAFGGEYLELVAGQRLRYTDKFDDPNLPGVIEVTVILKKVSVGTEVDITQAGIPDVIPPEACYLGWQESLRNLARLVEPEINQ, from the coding sequence ATGCCCAGCACTGTACGTCTGCACCGCGTTCTCTCGACCAGTCCGGAGAAAGTCTATCGCGCCTTCCTCGAGGCGGATGCGCTGGCGAAATGGCTTCCGCCGAACGGCTTTACCTGCACCGTCCATCACCTCGAGCCCAAGGTCGGGGGCACGTTCAAGATGTCGTTCCGGAATTTCACGACGGGCAACAGCCACGCCTTCGGCGGCGAATATCTCGAGCTCGTCGCGGGCCAACGTCTCCGCTACACCGACAAATTCGACGACCCCAATCTGCCTGGCGTGATCGAGGTGACCGTGATCCTGAAGAAGGTCTCGGTCGGCACCGAGGTGGACATCACCCAGGCCGGCATCCCTGACGTGATTCCGCCGGAAGCCTGCTATCTCGGCTGGCAGGAATCACTGCGCAACCTCGCAAGGCTCGTGGAGCCGGAGATCAATCAGTAA